From the Roseibium sp. HPY-6 genome, one window contains:
- a CDS encoding aminotransferase class V-fold PLP-dependent enzyme, with protein MTHVTGTALDHFKQSLEGPQLIERLRAGLIGEGASIAGPMGECELIYADYVASGRALRQVEEFVLEEILPVYANSHTEASYCGSVMTRIREAARSEIARICNADDRFETVFCGSGATAGLNRLVHLLGVTDAVERGENPLVILGPYEHHSDILPWRESGAEVMELGEDAAGGPDLRELEAVLAAAERGRLIVGAFSTMSNVTGIVTDDQKVTRILKKYGALSVWDCAGSGPYLPINLQPTQNAQKDAVVVSPHKFIGGPASSGIMIVRKDAVRRTAPVFPGGGTVRFVSPWGHDYAENISAREEAGTPNVIGDIRSALAFQVKEAIGQRVMDARNAAWREKALAVWNENPAIEIMGNQTAKRVLPVFSFRIRDLERGGYIHQQLVTRMLSDAYGIQARGGCACAGPYAHRLLGIGPEESHALRAGILSGEELKKPGWTRLNFSVLLTEEKAGKIIAAVDELARNPYPLADGYACDKETARFSVAKAAA; from the coding sequence ATGACACACGTGACAGGAACCGCACTCGATCATTTCAAGCAGTCACTCGAAGGTCCGCAGTTGATTGAGCGGTTGCGTGCTGGGCTTATTGGAGAAGGCGCAAGCATTGCGGGACCGATGGGCGAATGCGAGCTGATTTACGCCGACTACGTGGCGTCTGGCCGGGCTCTCCGTCAGGTGGAGGAATTTGTCCTGGAAGAAATCCTGCCGGTCTACGCCAATAGCCACACAGAGGCGTCCTATTGCGGCAGCGTCATGACCCGGATACGTGAGGCGGCGCGCTCTGAGATTGCACGCATTTGCAATGCAGACGACCGTTTTGAGACGGTTTTCTGCGGCTCAGGCGCAACCGCGGGCCTTAATCGTCTGGTTCATCTTCTCGGCGTGACGGATGCGGTTGAGCGAGGGGAAAACCCGCTGGTGATCTTGGGTCCCTACGAGCACCACTCCGACATTCTGCCGTGGCGTGAAAGCGGAGCCGAGGTCATGGAACTCGGCGAAGACGCAGCGGGTGGTCCCGATCTACGAGAGCTGGAGGCCGTGCTTGCCGCGGCAGAGAGAGGGCGACTGATCGTCGGGGCCTTTTCGACGATGTCCAACGTTACCGGCATCGTGACCGATGATCAGAAGGTCACACGCATCTTGAAAAAGTATGGCGCTCTGAGCGTTTGGGATTGCGCCGGCTCCGGTCCTTATCTTCCCATTAATTTGCAACCCACCCAAAACGCTCAAAAGGATGCGGTAGTCGTGTCGCCGCACAAGTTCATCGGCGGACCGGCGTCTTCGGGCATCATGATCGTTCGGAAAGACGCCGTGCGCAGAACGGCTCCGGTTTTTCCAGGCGGAGGCACTGTGCGCTTCGTGTCGCCCTGGGGTCACGATTATGCTGAAAACATTTCGGCGCGCGAGGAGGCGGGAACGCCGAATGTCATCGGAGACATCCGGTCGGCACTGGCCTTCCAGGTCAAGGAGGCTATCGGTCAGCGGGTCATGGATGCACGAAACGCAGCCTGGCGCGAAAAAGCACTCGCTGTCTGGAATGAGAACCCGGCAATTGAGATTATGGGGAATCAGACCGCAAAACGTGTTTTGCCCGTGTTTTCGTTCCGGATCCGCGATCTCGAACGTGGCGGTTACATTCATCAGCAACTCGTCACGCGAATGCTGTCCGATGCCTATGGGATACAGGCGCGTGGCGGTTGCGCGTGCGCCGGGCCCTATGCGCATCGCCTGCTCGGTATCGGGCCGGAAGAGTCGCACGCACTGCGCGCGGGCATTCTGTCCGGGGAGGAACTTAAGAAACCCGGATGGACACGGCTGAATTTTTCCGTTCTGCTGACTGAAGAAAAGGCCGGTAAGATCATCGCGGCGGTCGACGAACTTGCGCGCAATCCTTATCCGCTCGCGGACGGATATGCCTGCGATAAGGAAACGGCGCGCTTTAGCGTCGCCAAGGCCGCTGCATAG
- a CDS encoding GntR family transcriptional regulator, whose amino-acid sequence MQSSSQTSNALPLYLQISELLIRDIAAGRLIDGERLPPERDMADELGISIGTLRKALADLTEKGLLERVQGSGNYIRQGRTQQSIYAMFRLELLSGGGLPRADILSTERLRKPDEFPEFGKSPEGTRIRRLRYLNDVVIAVEEIWLDGDAGFVKRDLLSDSLYRFYQKHLGFWITRAEDRVTIGEVPDWAPQDFTLVPGTVTGFIERFSWSDRPEPVEYSRTWFDTNRAHYVQRLK is encoded by the coding sequence ATGCAATCATCGTCGCAGACCTCAAATGCGCTGCCGCTCTATTTGCAGATCAGTGAGCTTCTGATCAGGGATATTGCCGCCGGACGACTGATCGATGGAGAGCGTCTGCCACCTGAACGCGACATGGCGGATGAATTGGGTATTTCCATCGGAACGCTCCGAAAGGCGCTTGCCGACCTTACGGAGAAAGGCTTACTCGAACGGGTCCAGGGTTCGGGGAACTACATACGCCAGGGCCGTACTCAGCAGAGCATCTACGCGATGTTCCGGCTGGAGCTCCTGAGCGGAGGCGGTTTGCCACGGGCTGACATCCTGAGCACGGAGCGTCTGCGGAAGCCGGACGAGTTTCCTGAGTTCGGCAAAAGTCCGGAAGGCACGCGGATCCGCAGGTTGAGATATCTCAACGATGTCGTGATAGCCGTCGAGGAAATCTGGCTTGACGGTGATGCGGGTTTTGTGAAACGAGACCTGCTTTCGGACTCCCTTTACAGGTTCTACCAGAAGCATCTCGGATTCTGGATCACGCGCGCAGAAGATCGTGTGACGATAGGAGAGGTGCCAGACTGGGCTCCGCAGGATTTCACACTTGTGCCGGGGACAGTCACGGGTTTCATCGAGAGGTTCAGCTGGTCAGACCGGCCGGAACCGGTCGAATATTCACGCACCTGGTTCGACACGAACAGGGCGCATTACGTACAGCGGTTGAAATAG
- a CDS encoding Lrp/AsnC family transcriptional regulator: protein MEKSFDQIDRSLLRALQRDARLSQRELADIVGLSQNACWRRLKTLYESGLIEGHTIRLDPARLGLNLTVFVMIRTRHHSKDWLQNFRQEVSAIPNVIDFYRVAGDYDYMLKVVAEDMNAFDRVYQRLIEKIDLDTVTSYMTMEAIADSRDLPI from the coding sequence ATGGAAAAGTCTTTCGATCAAATTGACAGGTCTTTGCTGCGTGCGCTGCAGCGGGACGCGCGTTTGTCGCAACGCGAACTCGCCGATATCGTGGGCCTTTCGCAAAATGCCTGTTGGCGCCGCCTTAAGACGCTTTACGAAAGCGGACTTATCGAAGGTCACACGATCAGGCTCGACCCGGCGCGTCTCGGCCTCAACCTTACGGTCTTTGTGATGATCCGCACCCGTCATCATTCCAAGGACTGGCTTCAAAACTTCAGGCAGGAAGTTTCCGCCATTCCCAATGTGATCGACTTTTACCGTGTAGCCGGTGACTACGATTACATGCTGAAGGTCGTTGCGGAGGATATGAACGCGTTCGACCGCGTTTATCAGCGTCTTATCGAGAAAATCGATCTGGATACGGTGACGTCCTACATGACGATGGAAGCGATCGCGGATTCCCGCGACCTTCCAATCTGA
- a CDS encoding SH3 domain-containing protein produces MRKILSVILSSALIAQTVLVHGAYAAPAVTTANVNFRQGPGTGFGSLGTVPNGTQVELENCDDTGAWCTVSYNGQNGFISGQYLQLTEPEQTTGWPRSFETDGGATLVLYQPQFTAWDDFKSLKALVAAEYVKDKDAQPVFGVIGVSGETVADPANGEVAVSNIRVTELDFSALDRASLTDLTLQVGKIMPTGTITVKEDRITAGLAEYQRMEDVNGLNSEAPPIFISTEPAILVQTEGAPILAPVKGDQGLSFVVNTNWDVLKIDDTEEFYLRDEKSWLMTKDVSSGWETVSALPDLITHLPEDDNWSETREAIPPQPFPDDKAPKVIYSDKPAEMIVFEGEPKLEPVEGTNLEWASNTDSDVFFLKTTSTWYILVSGRWFKSASLDGPWVFTTPDMPSDFLNIPENAPYYSVRSSIPGTSEASQARLKASIPTTARVEVGSVSADIAYAGDPEFEPIEGTSMSYAVNTNDQVIQVGAKYYVLQNGVWFVGDSPEGPFVVATSVPDEIYTIPPSSPVYNTTYVRVYETEPNAVWYGYTMGYVTGFLAWGVFVYGTGWYYRPWYRPGIRPIYFPRLVTYGIGAFYNPVRGVYGRYGYAYGPRRGIAGGGIYNPRTGGYIRGAAISGPRGSAGFITAYNPRTGNRIVAGGARGIYGSWGGAAVSGPQWSRTRDIQADAVQRWKQDGNLGRVASLDRRNDVFAGRDGSVYRRDGENWQKFEGGRWGDVAAPSRENLQNRLGEIGTGAAIGAGAEAAIANRPAGDRLQNRPNAGQGNLQRPQNLPAGQRPNVNRPANQPDTQRPNVQRPAQQPNVQRPNVQRPAQRPATRPAPQTRPAPAHLNRDRKARNAGNRQVNRQRNVQRTRPQQTRPKQSRPQQARPNRGGGNVKRRGGGHRRR; encoded by the coding sequence ATGCGCAAGATTCTTTCGGTCATTTTGTCATCAGCATTGATCGCACAAACAGTGCTGGTCCATGGGGCATATGCCGCGCCGGCGGTCACAACGGCCAATGTGAATTTCAGGCAGGGCCCGGGCACAGGTTTCGGATCCCTGGGCACGGTGCCCAATGGAACACAGGTCGAGCTTGAAAACTGTGATGACACCGGTGCCTGGTGCACGGTCAGCTACAACGGTCAGAACGGCTTTATCAGCGGACAGTATCTTCAATTGACCGAACCGGAACAGACAACGGGGTGGCCGCGGTCTTTTGAAACAGACGGCGGTGCGACCCTCGTTCTGTATCAGCCGCAGTTCACGGCCTGGGACGATTTCAAGTCGCTCAAGGCGCTGGTGGCTGCCGAGTATGTCAAAGACAAGGATGCGCAGCCGGTCTTTGGGGTGATCGGGGTCAGCGGCGAAACAGTTGCAGACCCGGCGAACGGCGAAGTTGCGGTCAGCAATATTCGCGTTACGGAACTGGATTTTTCAGCCCTTGACCGGGCTTCGCTCACAGATCTCACGCTGCAGGTCGGCAAGATCATGCCCACCGGAACCATTACGGTAAAAGAGGACAGGATCACGGCGGGTCTCGCCGAATATCAGCGCATGGAGGACGTGAATGGTCTCAATTCCGAAGCGCCTCCGATTTTCATCTCAACCGAGCCAGCGATCCTGGTTCAGACCGAGGGCGCGCCCATCCTGGCGCCTGTAAAAGGGGACCAGGGCTTGAGTTTCGTGGTCAACACCAACTGGGACGTCTTGAAGATCGACGATACGGAGGAATTCTATCTCCGCGACGAAAAATCCTGGCTGATGACCAAGGATGTCTCCAGCGGCTGGGAAACGGTTTCGGCGCTGCCGGATCTTATTACCCACCTGCCCGAAGACGACAACTGGTCTGAAACCCGCGAGGCGATCCCGCCGCAGCCGTTCCCTGACGACAAAGCGCCGAAAGTTATCTATTCCGATAAGCCCGCCGAAATGATCGTTTTCGAAGGTGAGCCGAAGCTTGAGCCTGTCGAGGGTACCAATCTTGAATGGGCATCCAACACGGACAGCGATGTCTTTTTCCTGAAGACCACGTCAACCTGGTACATTCTGGTTTCGGGACGCTGGTTCAAATCGGCCTCGCTCGACGGACCGTGGGTATTCACGACGCCAGACATGCCGTCCGATTTCCTGAATATTCCGGAAAATGCACCCTATTATTCCGTGAGATCCTCCATTCCGGGCACATCCGAAGCGTCGCAGGCACGCCTCAAGGCGAGCATTCCGACGACAGCCCGCGTGGAAGTCGGGTCCGTCAGCGCCGATATCGCCTATGCCGGTGATCCGGAATTTGAGCCGATCGAAGGAACCTCAATGTCCTACGCGGTCAACACGAACGACCAGGTCATTCAGGTTGGCGCGAAATATTACGTTCTTCAGAACGGTGTCTGGTTCGTCGGTGACAGCCCGGAAGGGCCATTTGTCGTGGCAACGTCTGTGCCCGACGAGATTTACACGATCCCGCCATCGTCTCCGGTCTACAACACCACATATGTTCGCGTTTACGAAACCGAACCCAACGCGGTCTGGTACGGCTACACAATGGGGTATGTAACCGGCTTCCTTGCCTGGGGCGTCTTTGTCTATGGAACCGGGTGGTACTATCGCCCGTGGTACCGGCCGGGCATCCGACCGATCTATTTTCCTCGCCTGGTGACCTACGGCATCGGTGCCTTCTATAACCCTGTTCGGGGCGTTTATGGACGCTACGGTTATGCGTATGGCCCAAGGCGCGGCATTGCCGGGGGTGGTATCTACAATCCCCGCACCGGTGGTTACATTCGCGGCGCGGCAATCAGCGGCCCACGCGGCAGCGCGGGTTTCATAACCGCCTACAATCCGCGCACCGGCAACCGTATCGTTGCTGGAGGTGCCCGCGGAATTTACGGATCATGGGGCGGCGCAGCTGTGTCCGGGCCGCAATGGTCGCGCACCCGGGATATTCAAGCCGATGCGGTGCAAAGGTGGAAACAGGATGGAAATCTCGGACGTGTCGCCAGCCTTGATCGGCGCAACGATGTCTTTGCCGGCCGTGACGGTTCGGTCTACCGGCGCGACGGCGAAAACTGGCAGAAGTTTGAAGGTGGCCGCTGGGGAGACGTAGCAGCTCCGTCGCGCGAGAATTTGCAGAACCGTTTGGGCGAGATCGGTACCGGCGCCGCGATTGGGGCCGGGGCAGAGGCTGCGATTGCAAACCGTCCGGCGGGCGACAGATTGCAGAACCGGCCGAATGCCGGGCAGGGCAATCTCCAGAGACCACAGAACCTTCCCGCGGGCCAACGTCCGAACGTGAATCGTCCGGCGAACCAGCCGGACACACAACGACCGAATGTTCAGCGGCCTGCACAGCAACCCAATGTGCAACGACCGAACGTGCAACGCCCTGCGCAGCGGCCGGCAACCCGTCCGGCTCCGCAGACACGGCCCGCGCCAGCCCACCTGAACAGGGACAGGAAAGCCCGCAATGCCGGCAACCGACAGGTCAACCGGCAACGCAACGTTCAGCGGACAAGACCTCAGCAGACACGTCCGAAACAGAGCAGGCCGCAGCAGGCGCGTCCGAACCGTGGGGGCGGCAACGTCAAGCGCCGGGGCGGTGGGCACCGCAGGCGCTGA
- a CDS encoding Gfo/Idh/MocA family oxidoreductase — MPAKVRYGVIGCGMMGQEHLRNIALLPDTEVTVIFEPDAEMSAKAAEITPSAKFVSSVSDLLEVEELDCILISSPNHCHVPQMQEIRQKRPLPLLVEKPLFTDPKEQAELEAFKAAYPAPIWVAMEYRYMPAIAALIDQVDDATGGIKMLTIREHRFPFLEKVGAWNRFNRYSGGTFVEKCCHFFDLMRLLMKSEPVRVMASAGQDANHKDEVYDGEQPDILDNGYVIVDFENGARALLDLCMFAEGSKYQEEVVAIGPQGKIEAFVPGPSRFWPEDLGEPPVAQLVVSPRNPKGPRSIDIPVDPALLDAGDHNGSTFYQHERFVAVVRGEIALPEVSLEDGWRAVEMGLAAQQSARSGQVVSLSSPGVSSVAC, encoded by the coding sequence ATGCCTGCGAAGGTAAGATATGGTGTTATCGGCTGCGGAATGATGGGACAGGAGCATCTGCGTAACATCGCGCTGCTGCCGGACACCGAGGTCACAGTAATATTTGAGCCCGACGCAGAGATGTCGGCGAAAGCCGCCGAGATCACCCCGTCGGCAAAATTCGTCTCCTCCGTCAGCGATCTCCTTGAGGTGGAGGAGTTGGACTGCATCCTGATTTCCAGTCCGAACCACTGTCATGTCCCGCAGATGCAGGAGATCCGACAAAAACGCCCGTTGCCGCTGCTTGTTGAAAAGCCGCTGTTCACGGACCCGAAGGAACAGGCGGAACTTGAAGCATTCAAGGCGGCTTACCCGGCACCGATCTGGGTCGCGATGGAATACCGTTATATGCCGGCAATTGCCGCATTGATCGATCAGGTTGACGATGCGACGGGCGGCATCAAGATGCTGACGATCCGCGAGCACAGGTTTCCGTTCCTTGAAAAAGTGGGTGCCTGGAACCGGTTCAACCGCTACTCCGGCGGCACGTTTGTTGAAAAGTGCTGTCACTTTTTCGATCTGATGCGGCTGTTGATGAAATCCGAGCCGGTTCGCGTGATGGCGTCCGCCGGGCAGGACGCGAATCACAAGGACGAGGTCTACGACGGCGAACAGCCTGACATTCTCGACAATGGCTATGTGATTGTAGACTTCGAGAACGGCGCGCGTGCATTGCTCGATCTGTGCATGTTCGCTGAAGGCTCGAAGTATCAGGAAGAGGTCGTCGCGATCGGGCCACAGGGAAAAATCGAGGCATTTGTTCCCGGTCCCAGCCGCTTCTGGCCGGAAGATCTAGGCGAGCCACCCGTCGCGCAGCTTGTCGTTTCGCCGCGCAACCCGAAAGGACCGCGCAGCATCGATATCCCTGTAGATCCGGCACTGCTCGATGCAGGAGACCACAACGGGTCCACGTTTTATCAGCATGAACGTTTCGTGGCAGTTGTGCGCGGTGAAATCGCGTTGCCGGAAGTCTCCCTTGAAGACGGGTGGCGCGCTGTGGAAATGGGCCTGGCCGCTCAGCAATCCGCGCGTTCAGGTCAGGTTGTTTCGCTCTCTTCTCCTGGCGTTTCTTCGGTTGCCTGCTGA
- a CDS encoding LLM class flavin-dependent oxidoreductase produces MTVVPVTSPDLDAAEVSWFSALCSDDYQFLGFPEGDLRSSWKHCSEIVTTAEEQGFRNILCPSSYQVGQDTLSFVAGCAPITEKINLLAAVRCGEMQPIMLARTIATLDHMLEGRLTVNIISSDFPGEQADSGYRYQRSREVVEILKQAWTQDEINYEGEIYNFKGLTTDPVRPYQTGGPLLYFGGYSPAALELCGQHCDVYLMWPEKIEELEGRMKAVNEVAEKYDRTLDYGLRVHMIVRDTEKEAQEYADYIVSKLDDVQGTAIRERALDAKSLGVSHQAKNREVADEFGYIESNLWTGVGRARSGCGAALVGSADQVMSKIEAYQKMGIRAFIFSGYPHIEEAKHFGARVLPNLKTCSLPHAYGRVPAETPATPLGNGVRR; encoded by the coding sequence ATGACTGTTGTCCCAGTGACATCTCCGGACCTCGATGCAGCGGAAGTTTCCTGGTTCTCCGCGTTGTGCTCGGACGACTACCAGTTTCTGGGGTTTCCGGAAGGTGACTTGCGCTCGTCCTGGAAGCATTGCTCGGAGATTGTGACAACCGCGGAAGAACAAGGTTTTCGCAATATCCTGTGCCCGTCGTCCTATCAGGTCGGTCAGGACACGCTCTCTTTCGTTGCCGGCTGCGCGCCGATCACGGAGAAAATCAATCTGCTTGCAGCTGTGCGCTGCGGAGAAATGCAGCCGATCATGCTTGCCCGTACGATCGCAACGCTCGACCACATGCTGGAAGGCCGGCTGACGGTCAATATCATTTCTTCGGACTTTCCGGGGGAACAGGCCGACAGCGGATACCGCTACCAGCGTTCGCGCGAAGTTGTCGAAATCCTGAAACAGGCATGGACACAGGATGAGATCAACTACGAAGGCGAAATCTACAACTTCAAGGGTTTAACGACAGATCCGGTAAGACCCTATCAGACGGGCGGCCCGCTGCTTTATTTCGGCGGTTACTCTCCGGCGGCGCTTGAGCTGTGCGGACAGCACTGCGACGTCTACCTGATGTGGCCTGAAAAGATCGAGGAACTTGAAGGCCGCATGAAGGCGGTTAACGAGGTTGCGGAGAAATACGACCGCACACTCGATTACGGCCTGCGCGTCCACATGATTGTCAGAGACACGGAAAAAGAAGCGCAGGAATATGCCGACTATATCGTCTCGAAGCTGGACGACGTTCAGGGTACGGCCATTCGTGAACGCGCCCTCGACGCAAAGTCGCTCGGCGTCAGCCATCAGGCAAAGAACCGGGAAGTTGCAGACGAATTCGGCTACATAGAGTCGAACCTCTGGACAGGTGTCGGCCGGGCCCGGTCCGGATGTGGTGCCGCGCTTGTCGGCTCTGCCGACCAGGTCATGTCGAAAATCGAGGCCTACCAGAAGATGGGCATTCGCGCGTTCATCTTCTCCGGCTACCCGCACATCGAAGAGGCAAAGCATTTCGGGGCGCGCGTCTTACCGAACCTGAAGACCTGCTCCCTGCCCCACGCCTATGGCCGCGTTCCGGCCGAAACACCTGCAACCCCGCTTGGCAATGGAGTCCGCCGCTAA